In a single window of the Aminomonas paucivorans DSM 12260 genome:
- a CDS encoding glycine/sarcosine/betaine reductase component B subunit: MRLEQRRVRVKGLRFGPVTEVRDGVLQVCREEALAAAADERFASLELDLACPGERVRLIPVKDVVEPRTKLEGGKGYFPGFCAPMGSAGEGVTLVLEGAAVVTCGPVVGFQEGFIDMSGPGADYTPFSGTCNVVLTAVPREGLEPHGYEAALRLAGLKLAEHLASRCAGASPDEVRVYERESLPEACAAHPDLPRVLYLCMSITQGLLHDTYVYGVDLKRSLPTLLHPNEVLDGALVSGNCVSACDKNTTYHHVNDPVVQALYRRHGVDLVFLGVVPTLEDVMLEGKLRAASMNRNLARSLGAQGVVVTEEGYGNPDTDLCLNARELERAGIRVVVIADEAAGTDGASQSLADATPEMDAFVSTGNVNEMIWVPPMERVLGDPKAIAVLSGGSAESLAPDGSMKVELQSVIGSTNEQGFSRLGCEWI; this comes from the coding sequence ATGCGGTTGGAACAGCGGCGGGTTCGGGTGAAGGGGCTGCGCTTTGGTCCCGTCACGGAGGTCCGGGACGGGGTCCTTCAGGTGTGTCGGGAGGAGGCTCTGGCGGCGGCGGCGGACGAACGCTTCGCCTCCCTGGAGCTGGACCTGGCCTGCCCGGGGGAGAGGGTGCGCCTCATCCCCGTGAAGGACGTGGTGGAGCCTCGGACCAAGCTGGAGGGGGGCAAGGGCTACTTCCCGGGCTTCTGTGCCCCCATGGGCTCCGCGGGAGAAGGGGTCACCCTGGTGCTGGAGGGGGCGGCGGTGGTGACCTGCGGCCCCGTGGTGGGCTTCCAGGAAGGGTTCATCGACATGAGCGGCCCCGGGGCGGACTACACCCCCTTCTCCGGGACCTGCAACGTGGTGCTCACCGCCGTCCCCCGGGAGGGGCTGGAGCCCCACGGCTACGAGGCGGCCCTGCGCCTCGCGGGACTGAAGCTGGCGGAGCACCTGGCCTCGCGCTGCGCCGGGGCGTCCCCCGACGAGGTGCGGGTCTACGAGCGGGAATCCCTCCCGGAGGCCTGCGCCGCCCACCCGGACCTTCCCCGGGTGCTCTACCTGTGCATGTCCATCACCCAGGGGCTGCTCCACGACACCTACGTATACGGGGTGGACCTGAAGAGGAGTCTCCCCACCCTGCTGCACCCCAATGAGGTGCTGGACGGGGCCCTGGTGTCGGGGAACTGCGTCTCCGCCTGCGACAAGAACACCACCTACCACCACGTGAACGACCCGGTGGTGCAGGCCCTGTACCGGCGCCACGGGGTGGACCTGGTCTTCCTGGGAGTGGTACCCACCCTGGAGGACGTGATGCTGGAAGGCAAGCTCCGGGCGGCCTCCATGAACCGGAACCTGGCCCGGTCCCTGGGGGCCCAGGGGGTGGTGGTCACGGAGGAGGGGTACGGAAACCCCGACACGGACCTGTGCCTCAACGCCCGGGAGCTGGAGCGGGCGGGGATCCGGGTGGTGGTGATCGCCGACGAGGCGGCAGGGACCGACGGGGCCAGCCAGAGCCTGGCGGACGCCACCCCGGAGATGGATGCCTTCGTCTCCACGGGGAACGTGAACGAGATGATCTGGGTGCCCCCCATGGAGCGGGTGCTGGGGGATCCGAAGGCCATCGCGGTGCTCTCCGGGGGCAGCGCGGAGAGCCTGGCTCCCGACGGGTCCATGAAGGTGGAGCTTCAGTCCGTCATCGGCTCCACCAACGAGCAGGGCTTCAGCCGTCTGGGCTGCGAGTGGATTTGA
- a CDS encoding CdaR family transcriptional regulator, protein MLREVAQEIAESASGIIGHGVILTDERGVVIGASDPSRLGQRHGPSLDCLQSGRLEVTDEAQAREREVLPGVTVPVSVAGRYVGTLAISGPPGEVARYGRLVQSQAEILLREQALTESTLLREQALRDLVREIGAFDPLRSGITPLLTRGRELGVDLRLPRRALALEVRGQRPCGRGPEDRAEEGRILEALREAFPHPQDLRVGLGECRFALLVLEGREGSSGEDRVEERARGLLATLKGLGWEAFAGMGHPAAGPEGLPGSWEEALEALDLGLRLGRGPGLYPLRDWAVESALLSAAPSRLDRLVRDTLPSRAARDREELARTFLAWCESPFAPGEVARRLHLHRNTLAYRLDRIRRLTGLDPRDFRQAFRLYLALIARELREGTPRERGEPDDHAPGAGP, encoded by the coding sequence TTGCTGCGGGAGGTGGCCCAGGAGATCGCGGAGAGCGCCAGCGGCATCATCGGGCACGGGGTGATCCTCACGGACGAACGAGGGGTGGTGATCGGGGCCAGCGACCCCTCCCGCCTGGGACAGCGCCACGGCCCCTCCCTGGACTGCCTGCAAAGCGGCCGTCTGGAGGTCACCGACGAGGCCCAGGCCCGGGAACGGGAGGTGCTCCCGGGGGTGACGGTGCCCGTTTCGGTGGCGGGAAGGTACGTGGGCACCCTGGCCATCTCCGGACCCCCGGGGGAGGTGGCCCGGTACGGAAGGCTGGTGCAGAGCCAGGCGGAGATCCTGCTGCGGGAGCAGGCCCTGACGGAATCGACCCTGCTTCGGGAGCAGGCCCTGCGGGACCTGGTGCGGGAGATCGGGGCCTTCGACCCCCTCCGCTCGGGGATCACCCCCCTCCTGACCAGGGGGCGGGAGCTGGGGGTGGACCTGAGGCTGCCCCGGCGGGCCCTGGCCCTGGAGGTGCGGGGGCAGAGGCCCTGCGGGAGGGGGCCGGAGGATCGGGCCGAGGAAGGGCGGATCCTGGAGGCCCTTCGGGAGGCCTTTCCCCACCCCCAGGATCTGCGGGTGGGCCTGGGGGAGTGTCGCTTCGCCCTCCTGGTCCTGGAAGGACGGGAGGGCTCCTCGGGGGAGGATCGGGTGGAGGAACGAGCCAGGGGGCTCCTGGCAACCCTGAAGGGCCTGGGTTGGGAGGCCTTCGCGGGGATGGGGCACCCTGCGGCGGGTCCGGAGGGGCTGCCCGGCTCCTGGGAGGAGGCCCTGGAGGCCCTGGACCTGGGGCTTCGTCTGGGGCGCGGCCCGGGGCTCTACCCCCTTCGGGACTGGGCGGTGGAGTCGGCGCTTCTGTCCGCCGCCCCCTCCCGGCTGGACCGGCTGGTGCGGGACACCCTGCCGAGCCGGGCAGCCCGGGACCGGGAGGAGCTGGCCCGCACCTTCCTGGCCTGGTGCGAATCCCCCTTCGCCCCCGGGGAGGTGGCCCGCAGGCTCCACCTGCACCGGAACACCCTGGCCTACCGGCTGGACCGGATCCGACGCCTCACGGGGCTGGACCCCCGGGACTTCCGCCAGGCCTTCCGCCTCTACCTGGCCCTCATCGCCCGGGAGCTGCGGGAGGGGACACCTCGAGAACGGGGAGAACCCGACGACCACGCCCCCGGGGCGGGACCGTGA